aaagaattattttctaaTTGTGAATCATGAATGTTTTATGCTGTATATCCCagagtttttgtctttttctaagAATACTAGAACATAGTTTCTGACATCTCTTAGCATGAAAGAGAATTAATATCCCAAAAAGGAAGTgaaaagagaaaccatgtctccagcATATGGGCCACCCTATAGAAAAGTTCATTATTTAGAAATCTGTGAtatctgtcttggaaaaagaTAAATGCAGTAGACAGGAAAGATATAGAAAGAAGCCTAGAAAGTTCTTAGTGTCATCATCTGTCAGTTTCTGCTTCATCTTTGTTCATTCACTTCTGTAGTGAGTTCTAAAAGTGTATCAGATTCCACCTTGTGAAGTTAAAGCAACCTGTGAATGTTCAGAGCAATAGTGTTGGGGAAAATTAGGACAGCAATGGTGATTTTATGCAATGCAGATCAGACAATGATTTCTGCTGATTATTCATACAGTTAGATGCCACACTAAATGGGAAACGTACATGAATTTAATCTCAAATATCTATGTAACTCTGAGAAATTCATTCTCTGTGCCTCATGTGATTAGTATGAACATTAACTAAGTCAATGCATATAGAGATTTTAGAATAGAACACGGCACTTTAGTGACGCAGTACAATTAATTGTTACATTCAGAAAATTTGctatctttataaaaataattcccACTTAGGTTAATCTGTAAGACATTACATAACTACTCAATCGCCTCCAACATTTACCTTTCTGGGGATGACACGGGTGCCAGATGAATGCACTAATGCTTTCTATCtccttattttatgttttaagttttatatcTCAATTTTCCTCGTCTCATAGCTTCCCCTACATTTGCATATCCATATTATACTTAGGATATTGATAATGCTCATGCTGAAAATTATGATCATAATGACATCATCAATGAAAATCCATAAGCACTGTAGTCATCAGATCCTAAAGAAAGATGTGAAAGTCACAGTTTGATACGGTGAAACATTCGGAAGATGGCACGGCGGATCTCTTTGGTCTTGGCACTGTAAATGAGAGGGTTGAGTACAGGAGGCACAAAGAGGTAGATGTTGGACATGAGGACATGTATGTATCGTGGGGCATGCTTCCCAAAGCGGTGTACTGTAGAGACCCCTATCATTGGCACATAAAATGCAAGTACAGCCAAGATATGTGACACACATGTGTTGAGAGCTTTGAGGCGTTCTTCATGAGAAGCAATGGCCATAACAGAACGCAAAATGAGCACATAGGAGAGGAAGATAAAGAGCAGGTCCATACCAAAGGTGGACACAAGAACAAAGAGCCCATAGATACTGTTGATGGTGATGTCAGCACAAGCAAGCTTCATCATGTCTGGGTGCAGGCAGTAGGAGTGGGAAAGAACATTGGATTTGCAGATGGGTAGTCTCttgatgaggaagggcagagggaaAAGGGTGATGAAGCTTCGAGCAGTCACTGCTAACCCCATCCCAGCAATGAATTCGTTGGTGAGCACAGTGGCATAATGTAAGGGATCACatatggccacatagcggtcaaaGCTCATGGCCAGAAGAATCCCTGACTCCATCATGGAGAAAGAGTGAATGAGGAACATCTGGACTAGGCAGGCATCAAAAGCAATGCTGCGGGCATCAAAGCAGAAGGTTCTAAGCACAGTGGGCAGTGTGGCCATGGACATGGCCACATCACTGAAAGACAACATGGACAGGAAGTAGTACATGGGAGCATGGAGGCTGGGCTCCACTCGAACCGCCTGCAGGATCACAGTGTTTCCCCCAAGGGCCACAGCATACATCACACAGAGGGCCCTGCCAGCCAGGATGGAGGCTCTCCAGGCCAGGGATACCagtcagaaggaaagaaggagggcgAGTGACATTGAACAGCCCCATAGCAGGAAGAACCCAGGATGTGTCTCGAGGTCAGATCTTCTTGCTTGGAGAATTCCAAGAGCTGTGCATACTGGAGGACAAGAAACCAGGAATCAACAGATACAGTAAAGAAGTCCCTACAACTAAAAGCTGGTGCGTGAAACCACTGGTTTGAGAAAATGCCGGCACATtgcctttctttatattttatgtccAACAAGCTACAGATGAGGGTCGCATTCCCCTGTTTCATTGATGTAGAAAGACATTGTATTATACTTCAGAAATCTCATTTAACCATAAAGGAACATGTTTCTACCATATTACTCTCACTTTTCATGCATTTTAGAAGCACCGTTCATCAAAAATATGTAAACAATAATTCAAGGGGATCATTGTTACAGAAGTAAAGCAAGTATTGGAGTCATCAATAACTCTTGGGAGTACTTAAACAATTCATTGAAAACTTTAGTCCAGATATGTCATTATTatggagacaattcctcatatatatatatatatatatatatatatatacatatatattacagttttagaagtttatatattttatttatatgtatatgtgttcacttgcatttgtttatgtatatatgtgtgcaggaGCCAACAGATACCCTAGaaggagttacaggtagttgtgagctgccatgtaggtgctgggaactaaagctAGGTCCctgaagagtagcaagtgctcttagtgactgagccatctcttttgaCCCCAGAGTTAGCATTGATCATGGGGAATACTTGGGAGGTGAGGAGAAGGGACAGTAAGAGACTGAGGTAGTTGACCACATTTGAACATCAGTTTTCACTGGCACAGTTACTGAAAACAggggattttaaaaaacaataacaaagtgtTCTTTAAAAACCACAGTAGGACACACCTTGGAAGGCAAAATTTTTTATGTAAATAAGCTATATTaaatatgtaaacattttaatataaattgatatgatacatagaaaaatagagcaataataaaaagtaagaaaactaCCCATGTGTTTGAGAAGAGACAAAACAGATTCTATTTCTGGAAAAATGATAAATTCTAAGTATCTAACAGGTATATTCATTCATCTTCAGAGTATAGGAGGGCACTGTCCCCAAAAGAAACTTCCACACCTTGATAGAGTCTCATATATTCTCAAAATATCTGTTGTTCAAATGACACTTTTGTGTCCTTCCACATGGACTCAGCTTGACTTCCATCCATCTCCAATGAAACACTCATTTCCACTCTCTTCCTCACAATCTTGCTCTCTTTACACAAGGTTAGCCCCACATTCCTCTTCCACTTCAACAAAGAAGTACACATGTCTTCTCACATTCATTCTCTCAGTTTATCAGATGAATAGGCAGCTTTTACTTATGTAAACACACTCGTGCATATTTATTTGAGTTTTCATACTTCTAGCTACATGCATGGAGGTTATTTTCTTCCAAATGTTTTAAGATCACTACTTACATGTTACTTAATTCTTGTAGCCATCCTTCTATGAGTGACTATATTGTGTCTTCTCTTATTCCAATGCGTTTGACATGATTCCATGTTTCACTGAAAACATGACATGATTTCATGTTCACTTATCCTGATGGATAAGGCTAGAAGACTCCACATCTGGCTGACTAGTTTTTGGCTTTTAGGGCCCCCTCCTCTGGGAGAACTCCAGAAATTTATGCCAAAGCTAGACTTAGGTAGCTTTGCTCCAGAAACCCAGAACTTTTATGTCACACAAAACACATAGATTCAAAGTGATTTAAGGAGATACGTCTTAGGCTTGGGGTCAGTAGTGGTGAGGTGTGCCCTCAGCTGTGGCAGAAAAATAACACTCTCATGactttttctctctccagtttCTAAATAAGTAAGGTCAAACTATGCTTTGAAAGTTCTCTttgatgggagaggaggaggaagagaaccgAGGGTCCCAGGTATTAATACCTAAACCACTGAGACAGTGTAAGGCTatgcagcattttcttttttggaagcCTTTCTTAACTTCACAGGGCACTGAAGAACTTCAGAGCACTATGGTTCCCATCAAATCAGTGACCATCCCGCTGTACCTCCCGCCTGTTTTTAGTACTCGGTAATTGTATACCCTTGTCCCTTAAGGACTGAGTTTTTAAGATCCAGGACTGGCTAGCCTGAATTGACTTTTGTGTTTTCCATCTGACTAATTCCACATTTAGtttttgtatcccaggctgttcttgaatttgtgatccccCCCGTCTCATTATCTAATCCTTTTGATTGCTTGAATAAAAGTGAGTGCCACTATGCCAAGTCCAATTCTTTGTAGAGCTACATAGAACAAAAttggaaaacagagaagagaatcgAACTAtagggaacagagagaagagaagtaaGGCTTAAGATGTGAATCTGTTTGAAGGGCAGGGCCAAAGTCATTCTAAGTCTAGGAACCCAAGTTTTAgaattctttgaagaaataattcCTGACAGATCAATGATTATACTTTTTCCTTAACTGGGTGGTTGTGAGATTGTGAACTTCTTGGAAATCAGTGAATAAAGAAacatagacaaagaaaaaagaacatttgTGTGCTGGCTACACTTTGTGCAAGGTTCTCTGCAGAGAAGTGTTCAAGTGATTGTACATTTAACCCCTGACATATGTAGAAACAGGCTCAGTGATGAATGCTTGCCTCATAGTTCATGGTGAATAAGTGAAACACACAGTTTTCATACAGGTCTGTAGAACTCTCTGTCTACTCAGGATCTTGAGGAACCATTAAGATATTATAGGGgtaggagaaaatggaaaatgcaattTTGTATCTCTGAGCAGAGGTTTCCCAGGAGCCTGTAAACTAGGAAGGGAAATGACTCAGGCAGACACATGTGGAGAAGAGGACATCAACAGCATGGTTCCACGGCCAAACAATTTCTTTTGCTTCTGGAAACTAGCATATGTATGTTACTGTAGCTGTACAGAAGCTAATGTGATAAGGGGAAGGTCCCTTTGACAGGGGTCAGACTGTTGTGGCTTCTCCCTTACATActgactttggaaaaaaaaataatctctgtCTCTAATATATGGCTGTTTTGTTAAAGGACACGATAAATCCTTCccagctttaaaaatattatttaattaagtAACAGATATATATGAAGATTTTCATGGGTCTAGAAAGGAATGAGAAATAGGCAGAGTTGGTTTCCAGGAAGGCTTGTTTACAGACCATAGATTTCAATCTACAGCAAAACGAGAAAAAACCAGAAGTGACTATTTATGGCTCATCTGTAGATATAACTAGCTGACTTCTCTTAGTCTTTGAATGTCCCAGGGACTTAAACTAATCTGTCTCAAAGGTTATAAAGTAAATTTCAGCAAAAATGTTTTATCATGTGTGaggtaaatattaattttttattttaaattgagattataatataattaaataatttcttcctTCACTTTTCTGCTTCCAACCTCCCTATATGtcccttcttgttctctttcagattcatagcctcttcttcattaattgttcttatatgaatatatgttatatatacacacatccatatatacctatgtacatacacacatatacacacatattaagTAATATCACTTGCTTAATCAGTGTAATGTTActaatatgtatgttttcagagctgatcacttggtattggataatcaattatcTGGGGAACTCTAGTACGCCACTTagaatggaaaatgtaaaagtGAAGTTTGATTACCTGTTCTTAAGCTTTTGGGTCAAGGACAGTTGGTAGTTTTGAGTTCTGGGTCCTGATTTGCTGCCTGAACTTGAGGCAGTGTTGTTAAACCCCAGAAAGTTTGACTTTTGAAGCTTGGAAGTTGACCATGGGAAGTGGGTTACTTCAGAAGTTGACCATGGGAAGTGAGTTACTTGGTGATGTAATTCCAAAATGAGTGAGTGACAGCTCCAGAGCAAGAACCCGTTTTTCAGAGCAAGAACCCGTGTTTCAGCTCCTCATATTTCTGccatttctattcattctacTCGGAAGCTGCTGTCAAGACACCACCTACCTAGCCCATTTCACTCTCACCTGCTCATACTAAGTTAAATCCTCCTGAGCAAGATTTCAGAGATCAGCCATCTCAGCCCTCACAAAGATTCAGAACTCACCAGAAGTCAGGCAGATGAGAGACCCTCTCAGAACATGCTCTTCTTTTTGCTGGACTGAATTCATgcctgttatttttatatctcatCCTAATCTCCACTGAGAGAGTACACTGATATTGACTTTGTGCCTGGGAAATCTTTAGGGAGGTCCAGGTCTCCTGAGGTCTTTAAAGAGACTGATACAATTAAATCATGTACTCTTTCAACTGAAAATGAGTCCAGCTAATTCTTATACCAACTTCACATATTATCTGAGGATTTGTGGGCAGACCTGTGAGGTCCAATGCCCAAGAAATCTCAGCTTTATGCCGTAGGCATTGTGTAAGCCCAGGAAATAAGGGATGAAGAGAAAATAAgtctatatttttattcttagccCTTGAATGTGTTGAGTGGGCCCAGTTCTTCCTAAATCCCCTGTTGAAACAGTACTCTGAATTTTTGGGGATCATATGCAGATGGTGAAGTGTCTTCAGATAAATAGTTAGAAATTATGGTCTAGTGTAACCACACAACTACCCAGCATTCAGAATTACACTTTTGGTTTCCTCCCATTCTTCACGTGCTAACACCAGTCTCTGGATTCTTGTCTAGGGAAGAGGGAAGTTCCATGGTTCATTGGCACTTAGGTATTTAGTTTATCTATTAAATATTCAGAGCTGATTTTTCATTTGGTAATTTCCTATTCAAAGAAGCTTCACTTCATTGTTTTATCATTTTGTATTTGATTTAAATTAATACACCATTGGTATTTATGTTTATGAGTCCATCCAAATCCCAGATTTTGCTTTGTTAGAGCCATGTACTCATTTGAAAAGGGTACAAGCCAGAATCATGCTGTTCTATCTAGGATGTGCCTTGTCCATGAAATGCAAGGCTTTCTCTGCCCCGTGAATGTCTGATCTCAATGCTCTAATCGCTTCTTACTCACTCCTGAGAAGTGGCAACTTCCACATTTACTTCCAGTTAACACATGTTAAGTGCACATCATGTTCTGTTAATGGTAGGATTCAGATGTTTGTGAGTCACATTCCAGGAAGCAACAAAATCAGAGATTACTTATAGTCCAGTCAAAATATAAGAACCAAAACAATTTATATATAGAATTATTAACCATGTGTTAGAGAGCATTGAGAAGTTTTTGcaccctgaaggcctctctgcctATGCAGCAAACTGAATCAGACTGAATTGGAAAAGCCCAGGCTTAATGGGTAAAGCGCTCCCAGGTAATTCCCGGCCCCTCAGAGAGGACACCAGAAGAGCCacctgtctgttttctgggatgcagtttaTATACCCTGTGgaagtggtcttgagcctctttgggggaggagctgtgtctggtgggctttgaaggggcgggtttagggaaagagatagggaaggtgagttgaggtggatcttcctccataacattccagactctgagtatagggatgccagggttccaggggttgaggtggagttCCTACCCAAACAAGCATGacagataaaacaaaattcaaaagtatCATTCGAAGTAGCAAATTCAGGAAATGGCTTCTAAGTCTAGGCATGgatgagaaaaaggagggatCTGGAATTATTAAATGGTACAATCTTGAAATAACAGTGCTACAAAGCTGAAAGTGAAGATTTTGTAGGAGAGGCCATGGATTAGGTGGTCTTGGGCTCTCCAGAGTTCAGCGGAGAGGTTACTTGTGATTGATATTTTAAAGGGGTTtggaggagtttttttttttttttttttttttttttttttttttttttctggtttgttttgaggTATTTTTAAGAACACATAGTAACTTGTTTTGAGAAATCTTGGAAAGCTGCAAAGTGGAACCAGCTAATGCTTCTGGTGTTAGCCGCGTGTTTTCAAGTGGAGAAGTAACGTTGGAATACTACAGCAGAATAAACCACATGCGGCCATACAACCCGCTTCCGGACCAGGCTCTTCACGCCCCATGGCCACATATCTTAGGTGCTGATTGTCAAAGAAGGAGCACAGTTTGAAGTGCTTAGCTATAAAATCATAAACAAGTAACACTGAAGATGGAACTGAGAGATTAGTTACAAGATAATGAGCATGATAATTTGAAATGAACTTTATCCTGGAAATTGTTTGGGCAGATTGCAgagcaaatgagaaaacaaagagcAGACAGACAGTGATGCATCTTGGATATTTACAATAACCAGATGCTACTACTGTGTAATGATATGAGCTGGAATTATTAGATATCAACAAAGCTGAACCCAAGAAAAGAAGTAATGGAAGAGGTGTGATCTACCCGAGTGACACCCTGAGGtaaccctggggcagagagacTCTATACCTGTGAATGCTTCCTACCAGCTGAATTTATCTGAAAAGTGGCTGATAGAGGACTGTGGAATATTCCAAAAATAACAATTGAGCACTTGCTGTATGGAGAACAGACATACAAGGGTAAGGAGTGGATTCTAAGGCATACAAGCCTTGCCTTGGTGGAATAAAAACATGGTTAATTCATCTTACTCTGATTATAATGTTAGTATTGTAGGATAAATGGTTTCCCATGGGTTTTCATATTCATAATAAGCACTATGCAAAGTACTAATTCACAATAAGACCCTGAAACATGACCAAGTAACCAACAATTCTGTCAACTTCTGAGGAATGGAGATTTTGTTGTACATAACTTCTCTTTCAAAGTCAGCCAGATTTCTCTGGGAGCTACCTTAGTATTTATATATTAGTGAATCTTACTCTTGCCTTTGAATCTGACCTGTCCAAGGAGGACTTATGGCTCTTTGTTCATAACACTGTCTATTTTCCATGAAAATGTGGTTGTGCATGGTTCCTATCTACTCATGTGTCCATCCTATTAACCATTTATATATTCATCTTGCTTTTTGGACACTTTTCACACTTGTGACATAATTATACCTCCCCCTAAACGTGTGAGCATTTATATCATTTATTGCAATAATTCAATAATTTGCACGGTTCTTTGGTCTCTTGCAAATATATAGAATGTGAATACTAGTAAATAACCAAAGTGTCCAAGAAAGC
The sequence above is drawn from the Peromyscus leucopus breed LL Stock chromosome 1, UCI_PerLeu_2.1, whole genome shotgun sequence genome and encodes:
- the LOC114706667 gene encoding LOW QUALITY PROTEIN: olfactory receptor 51I2-like (The sequence of the model RefSeq protein was modified relative to this genomic sequence to represent the inferred CDS: inserted 2 bases in 1 codon); its protein translation is MGLFNVTRPPSFLLTGIPGLESLHPGWQGXLCVMYAVALGGNTVILQAVRVEPSLHAPMYYFLSMLSFSDVAMSMATLPTVLRTFCFDARSIAFDACLVQMFLIHSFSMMESGILLAMSFDRYVAICDPLHYATVLTNEFIAGMGLAVTARSFITLFPLPFLIKRLPICKSNVLSHSYCLHPDMMKLACADITINSIYGLFVLVSTFGMDLLFIFLSYVLILRSVMAIASHEERLKALNTCVSHILAVLAFYVPMIGVSTVHRFGKHAPRYIHVLMSNIYLFVPPVLNPLIYSAKTKEIRRAIFRMFHRIKL